The DNA region CAGCATCAGGAACGGTGAGACCTCAAGCTGAAGCCCGTTCGAGGGGAAGAGGTTCCGCACAGGGAATCCGTCGCCGACCCAGTGATTGCTGCCGGGGCCATAGGTTCCAATGACTTTTTTCTGCGTTGTGGTTGTGGTGCTCATCGTATTGCTCCCTTCGGCGCACGGGGGCGCCACTTCATGTGCGTGGTGCGTTGTGTAGCGTTCAAAACTTTATCGAGCCGTAATCATCCGGGCGCCCCATCCTTGCGCAGCAAGGGTGGGATACGAGCGGGTGCCCCATCTTCGCGACGGCTTCTTCGTCGCTAAGGTGGGTTTGCAGGATGCCGGGTGAAGAACTAAAAATTCTCTTCCGCCGTGCGCCCCAGACGTCGCAACAGAGGAAGAAGCTCCACTCTCTCCTGCTGGGTGAAGTTCCCGACAGCCCGCTCCATCGCCAGCCGGTGCTGCGCAAAAGCCTCCGAGATCGTCTCCTTGCCCTTGCCGGTGAGCTGGATAATGCGGGCGCGGCGGTCTTTTTCGTCGTCGCACCGCGTCACCAGCCCACGCTTGATAAGCCGGTCGACCGCAGCGGTCATCGAGCCGCTGGTCAGCAGAACCTTCTCGCCGAGCTGCTTTACCGTCAGCGGCCCCTTGTGCAGCAGCGCTTCGAGAACGCCAAAGTCGCTGATACCCATATCGAAGCGCGCAATGCTGCGGGCGGAGTGTGCCTCAACCGCCCGCGATGCCTTCCAGAGAAGCAGCCAGAGGTGCATGCCGCTCAGGTCCTGTTCGTGTTGTGTTGGCGTTGTCATGTATCTTGATATAAAGATGCTTGATATCAAGATAAAGATTCAAACAAAGCCAACCTGTTGGATTTATAAGGGAAAATCCGTGGTTGGCGTTTACTGAGCCGTCAGGTGAACTTCTATCGGCTCATCCGACGGAGAAACAACCTTCGTCAGGACCGGGAAGATCAGCGACAGCAGCGGCTGCACTGCCTCGACGGCAGGGGCATGGTTGGGGGTGTAGAACCACTGTTTGACTGCGCCGTAAATCGCCCAGGCTGCTGTCGTGGCTACGATCTCCGGTGTGAGGCCCTCGGGAGCGGCTTTGTCCTTAATACCTCTAAGGAGTGTGCGCTGAATGGCGGCCACAATGCCTGCCTCCATAAGCGGCTCAAAGGCGCTATTTCGGTTGCAGTCGGCGCTGGCATGGGTGGAGGTCAGGTAGTCGCAGGTGGCCAGGATGATCGCGCTGGCGGCCGATGGACAGGTACCGTCGAACATGATGTTGCGCTCTGCCAACAACTTATGGAAGCCTCCGGCCACCATGGCGTCGAGCAGGGCGAACTTGTCGTTGTAGTGGTCGTAGAAGGTGGCGCGGTTCACGTCGGCCAGGTCGGTGATGTCCTGGACAGAGATCTCGTCGAAGCTCTTTGTCTGCATCAGCTCGCGCAGAGATCCCTGAAGGGCATGACGGGTCCTCCGAATGCGGGGGTCGCGAACTTCACAATCTGAGATCGGCATCCTGGCTCCTCCCTATTAGAGGCTATCAGAGAGAAAAAGAATCGAACAACCAACGAGTGTCGTCTACTTCTCTGTAATACGACGTTAGTCGGTTAGACGTCTTATGTCGTTAAAAAGGAGCACTACGATGTCAACGTTACTTCATATCGATTCAAGCCCACTTCAAAGCTCCATTACGCGGGAGTTGAGCCGGGAATATGTCCTCGCCTGGAGGGCGAAAAACCCAAGTGGACAGGTGATCGAACGTGACCTTGCCGCCGATCCTGCCCGGCCGATCGACCAGAGCTGGGTCGGCGCGGCATACACCCCGGACGACGCCCAGACCGCCGAGCAGAAGCAGGTGCTTGCCCTCTCGGACCAGTTGATCGCCGAGCTGCAACAGGCCGACGAGATCGTGATTGGAGCGGCGATGCACAACTTTGGCGTCCCCGCTGTGCTGAAGCTCTGGATCGACCAGGTGGCGCGTCGCGGCAAGACCTTCGCCTACGGCGCAAACGGGCCGGAGGGTCTGCTAAAGGGCAAGAAGGCGACGGTACTGGTTGCGAGTGGCGGCGTGTACAGCGAGGGAACTCCCGGCGCGGCGATGAACTTCGTCGAGCCATATCTTCGCGCGGTGCTCGGGTTTCTTGGAATTACCGATGTGGCGTTCATCACTGCGGGCGGCGCGGCCAAGGTGATGATGGGCGCGGTCGAGCGCGGCGAGTTTCTGAAGCCAACCCTGGAGCAGGTGCGAGAGCTGGCGGCGTAAAGGGTTGTTTGTATCAGTTTTGTTTAAGGACACGGCTTTAGCCGTGTCGAAGCTCCAGCGAGGAGAGCGGCTTCAGTTGCTGAGGTCATCGTTTGCATGAGGAGCTGACCTCAGGGGCTAGCCCCTTACCTCTTCCAAAGCAGGACGGCACGGCTGAAGCCGTGCCCTTAACAAAGCGGTTCGAGGTTCGCTCGAATGTCCACTCATGCCGCGATAAAACCGCGTCATGAATGGGGAACCCGGTACCCGGCCGGTAGCCGGGTTCGATTGAGGAGAGAGAAATGAAGATCGCCGTTACGATTTCGCGCGTGTTGCTGGGGCTTCTGTTCACCGTCTTTGGGGCGAACGGGTTCCTGCACTTTATTCCGATGCAGCCCCCCGCGGGCCTCGCCGGACAGTACATGGGAGCGCTGTTTGTCTCCCACTACCTTGTTGTGGTCTTTCTGGTGCAACTGGTGGGAGGCATTCTGCTGCTTGCGAACCGGTATGTTCCTCTGGCCCTCATCCTGCTTGGGCCGGTGATTGTGAACATTGTGTGCTTCCATGCGTTTCTTGCGCCCGAGGGGCTGCCGATGGCGCTGTTTGCGACAGTGCTCTGGCTCGTCGTCTTCAGCGGCGTGCGCAGCGCCTTCTCGGGTGTCTTCGCGCAGCGGGTCAACGCCTGACAGCGGCCGGTAAGCCAAAGCAGATCAATCGAAGCGAGAAAGCGCTGGGTTATGATGCAGAGGAACGGCAGGGGCTATACTGCCGTCTCTCCGTCTTTCAAAACTACAGTCTCGTGAGGCCATATGCTGTGGCGGTCGGGTTGTCTTGCGCTGAGCAACATGCAGACGTGTCAGTACCTGCTGCTCGGCCTTCTGATGGTTCCAATCGCCTGGGCGCAGAAGCCCACAGTGCAGCAAGCGGGGGCGTCTGCGGTCGCAACCGCAGCAGAGACTCCGCTGGCTCCGATCACGATTGTGCGCAAGCCGGGCCATGAAGACGGCGAAGCGCAGATGCCGGGAGAGAAGAAGGGCAAGGTCCGCAAGATTGCGCCGCACGCTGTGGCGGCGTGGCGGGTCCGGGGTGATGCGGGTGCGCTGATCCTGGTGTTGCAGCCCGCCAAGGGGCAGGTGGCGAAGCAGTACATCCTGCGCTACTACGATCTTGCCAGCGGACGCAGGCGCGTGCTGGGGAGAGTGCCGTTCGCGTCGGGTTCGGTTGTCGAGACGAAAGAGACCGACGACCGCTGGGCCTTTGCGTTGAGCGGAATAGAGCAACCGGAGGGTTCTCCATCGGTCGTGGTCGGCGACGACCAGGCGATTCCGGGGCTGCTTTTGAACGCAACCTCTCCTGAATTTCATAGTGACCGGACGCTGAGTTTTGCGCAGGCGGGTGTGTCGAAGACGGCGAAGGTCGGCGTGCTGCTGGGGACCGAGCTCCACGAGATCTATGCTCCGCCGCAAACCGCACAGACCGCACCGAAGTACCTCCAGGTCTTTCCGAATGGCGACGCCATGGTCGAGCTGGAGAACGGTTCGATTGCCAAAGGCCGCTGGCGTACGAACGGGGAGTTGATCAATCTCTTTGGCCTGAAGGCGACCTATGCTGTGCCGGTTGCCGATCTGACTCCGGTCAAGGGCGTTCCGGCGGGGCAGCGTTTCGGCATACGGCTGACGCAGGAGCTGTCGTCGCGGTCGACGCACGAGGGCGACACGGTGAAGGCAGTGTCGATCACGCCGGTCGTGGTGGATGGCGAGATCATGGTGCCGGCGGGGTCGCACTTCGAGGGCACGGTGACGCAGGCGAACAGCACCGGCTGGGGCTTCAAGCATGAGACGGCCTCGCTGACAATCAAGTGGACGAAGGTGACGACGCCGGACGGCCATGCGCTTGAGACCGACATGCGCGTGTTCTCTGTGGAGAACGCGCAGGAGAAGGTCAACGAGCAGGGAAAGATCCAGGGAATACGGTCGACGGGGACGATCGGCAGCTCGGTGGAGAACGGCGTCCTGTCGTTCGCGGGGGTTGATCCGATTGCGTACATCTTCGCGTCGGCGTCGGGGCCGGCGGTGCTTGGAGTGGCCGAGCCGGAGATTCTGTATCACGGCGGCACGGAGCTGCTGCTGGAGAACGTGAAGCCGCTGATTACGTCGACGGTCTATCCTCCGTCGGTGCTGCCGATGGAGAAGAACGCGCAGGGACGCGAGGAGCTTCAGGCGTTCGTCAAGACGCTGCCGTATCGCACGCGGACGAAGGGGTCGAACAAGGTCTCGGACCTGACGAACCTGGTGTTTATCGGCAAGCCGGACGCTTTGCAACGCGCGTTTGCCGCGGCCGGATGGGTGCATACCGACGAGTTGTACGCCGGGTCGACCTTCCGCACGGTGAAGACGCTGACCGGCAACCAGACCTACACGCAGGCACCGATGTCGGTGCTGCTGCTCGACGAGCGGCCGCCGCTGTTCACGCTGAGCAAGACGACGAACACGTTCTCGTCGCGCCATCATCTTCGTGTCTTCCCAACCGACGACAAGTACGATGGGCAGACAGTTCTGACGTCGTCGTCGACGCAGGACATCGGCATCGCGTTTTCGCGCAAGCAGAAGACGTTCATCCACGTGATCGACCAGCACATCGACAACGAGCGGTCGAAGGTGGTGAACGACCTGATGTATACGGGCTGCGTGGAGAGCCTGGACATGGTGGATCGTCCGTGGGTGCCGCGCGATGCGTACAACTCGACCGGCGATCGTCTGCTGACGGATGGCGAAGCGGCGGTGCTGAAGATCAGCAGCTGCGAGAACCCGGTGACGACGCCGGAGACACCGGCCCCTGCGCCGAACCGTATGCAACGCTCGACGCGCAATACGGCGCTGATCATCCGCAACAGCCTGTATCGCGGCAATCTGGTGTACCAGGGGATCGCGGGCGGCTTCGCGGCGCGCAACTACTTCAAAAACGAGAGCGAACTTCCGCCGGACACGGGAGCGTGGCGCAAGACAGATGCTTCGGGTTCGGACTACAAGGGGTTCGGCTCGAATCCGGGTCTACAGCGACGAAAGCCGGGCGAGTCGCCTGGCTCAGCGCCAAGCCCGGAAGATCTGGCCGCGATTGCAAAGGCGAAGGAAGACCACAAGTGGGACCCTCCGCGCTACGAGTTTGCGCTTGAGGGCGGCTATGTGCACATGCGGTCCAGCTATCTGTCGGCCGTGGGCGTGATTGAGACCTCCTCGGTGCCGACGAATCCCACCTATTTTCTCTTCATGGCAGATGAGGTTGGCGACGGATGGGCGGCGGGCGGTTCGGTAACGGTGAATAGCTGGAAGCATTTTTCCAACGAGTTTTCGTACTTTCGCCAGCAGGTCAAATATCAGCTCGCGCTATTGAACGTTGCTATCCCTGCTGGTCAAACCGCCACCTTCGACGAAACAGATCTCGAAGCAGAACGTATCGGTCTGGTGACACGACAGTTTGAGTACAACCTGCTGATTCATCCCACGCGGCCGGCATCGCGCTGGCGGCCATATGCTGCGGTGGGGCCGGTGCTTCAGCTCGTTGCGTTGAATGGCGCTCCGCTGAAGAAGCCGGCTGGCGTTTATACGCTGGGGTTGAAGAACATCGGCCTGTTCAAGGCGGCGTTCGACTTCGGCAATACGCCTCCCCTGGACGGCGGCGGCATCTTCCACTTCGGTTTGCAATATGGAGGCGGCGTTAAGTACCGGGTGACGCCGAGGATGATGCTTCGCGCGGACTGGCGTGAGACGTGGGCGAAGAACCCGGACATCATCGCGAACAGCTACGAGGACTACGACCCCAATGCGCTCGATGAGACTTACACCACGGACGTGATCCGCGTGGGGCCGGAGAGGAAGTTCATCAAAGAGCGGTTTACGCTGGGCGTGGCGTTTACGTTTTAGGGCTTCTCGCACGGGAGAAGGCGGTTCGAGCTGCGTTCGAATGCCCCACTCATGCGATGAAGCCGCATGAATGGGGTACCCGGTTCTTCGACTCCAAACCAAATTGATGAAGCAATCAGTCGGCGATGCCAGGGTCGGGGGTATCGATGCCGAGCGCGGTGGCGAGTGCGTTGAGGTGGTCCTGCTCGTCGCGCAGGATCTCGCGCAGATCTTCGCCGAGGGCGAACTGGTTGAGCTCGTCGGCCTGCTTGACGCGGCGGCGGTAGTTGCGGATGGTCTCCTTCTCGGCTTCGAGGTCGAAGCGCAGCATCTCTTCGGCCTTGTTGGAGGTCTTCACGGACTTGGGAGTGACGGCAGGCATACCGCCGAGGTTGTCGATCCAGTAGCTGAGCTTTAGCGCGTGTGCGAGCTCTTCACCGGCGTGGACTTCGAGCTCCCCGGCGATGTTCATGTAGGCCGCTCCCTTGAGCACCTGCGAGTAGTTGACGTAGCCGATGATGGCCTGGTATTCGCGCTCAAGGTCCTGGTTGAGGAGCGCTACCAGCTTCTCGCGGGTGAAAGCGCCGTTCTTCTTCTTCGAATCTTTCGACATGCTTCTTTCTCCGTCGGGAATTTCCCTCATCTGTGTGATGCAGAAAGAAGATACAGCGTTTTGCGCGGGGAGACGATAGACCGCGGATTCTACTCGACGCTGCGCAATGCCTGAACGACTCGTCCATGCTCGTGGAGGATGGACGGGCTCTCCTGCAACAACGGCAGGTAGCGCTGGCGGAAGGCGTTGTCGGGTGCGTCTGCTGCGAAGAGCGAGGCGATGGCCTGTGCTCCGGCGATCTTCTCCTCGGCGGTTACCTTCTCATCGTCGAGGAGCTCATCGATGCTCGTGATTGCCGTTGAAAGCGGAGCGATCCAGCGAAAGTCGGCTCCGCTGAGCAATTGCTGCAGAAACGCTGCGGGCGTGACTGGTCCGACGGCCTTTTCATACGCTGCGCGCTCGTGATCGAGGATGGACTTGTGCAGCGAGAGCAGAGGCTTGCGAATGTCTTTGAGAAATTGAGTGGCGCTTTGTTCGTTGAAGGATTTCATCGGTGCTCCTGGCAATTGTTTCGTGGATCGAATTTGCTTGAGATTCTCTATTTCTTCGGGATAATGGTAGCGTCATGAGCAAGGTAAAAAGTCCGCAGGACAAGAAGCTAGCCAGCCTGAAGAAGGATGGTCGAAATATGTATGGTGAAAACGATAAATCTAGTCGGAAAAATATACCTCGTTCAAAACAACGACAACATCAGACTGAACGAAGACCAATGAAAGATGCGCTTGTCTTAGTAACTAAAGCAAAGGACAGTGAAGAAATTGACGACCTTGCCTTTGCGGCAGAGTCTGCGACGATTGCGAAGAGGCGTAAAGGGTTCGCGAAGGTTCCGGACGCATCTTTAGGTGAGGCTCTGTGGTGGAAGAGAGAGAACAATTCAAGCAACATGCACATGAACAAAAAGAAACTGTTGGTATCAATGGGGAAAATCGTAAAGGTCTAGGTGGTGTAGATGTAAATGGGCTCAATGGCTTCTGTGGGATCACAGGCAAAAAGCAGATCCCTCGGCTTCGCTCGGGATGACAACTCTTTAGGAGTGTCTTGCCGAGGGCCGAGGGAGTGGTTGGGTTTCGTGTGAGTTCTGATATTGATGCTTACAGCGGGAACTGCTTGAGCCACGCCTTGAAGTCCGCGCCGAGCTTTTCGTTCTTGAGGCCGAACTCGACAGTGGCCTTCAGGAAGCCGAGCTTGTCTCCGGCGTCGTGGCGCTTGCCCTCGTAGGTGAAGCCGTAGACGTTCTCGTGCTTGAGCAGGGCCTTGATGCCGTCGGTGAGTTGTAGCTCTCCGCCTGCGCCGGGGGTGATGGTTTCGAGCATCTCGAAGATGCGCGGTGTGAGGATGTAGCGGCCGATGATGGCGTTCTGCGACGGTGCCTCTTCGGGCCTGGGCTTCTCGACCATGTCGGAGACCTTGAGCAGGCGCGGGTTCTTCGCGTCGGGCGTGACCTTGAGGCAGCCGTAGTTCTGGATGGCTGCGCCTTCGACGACTTCGGAGCCGAGGATCGACGAGCCGGTGGCCTCGAAAGCCTCGACCATCTGCTTCATGCAGGCGGTCTTCGCGTCGACGATGTCGTCGGGCAGGATGACGCAGAAGGGCTCGTTGCCCACGATTTCTTTCGCCATGAGAACGGCGTGGCCGAGGCCGAGCGGTTCGGCCTGGCGCGTGACGGTGATCTTGGCCAGCTTCGTGACGGATTTGGCGACCTCGAGCAGCGCGGTCTTGTTCTTTGCGGCGAGTGAGGCTTCAAGCTCGGGCGCTCGGTCGAAGTGGTCTTCCATGCAGGCCTTGCCGCGGCTGGAGACGAGGATGATCTCGGTGCAGCCTGCCGCTACGGCCTCTTCGACGCCGTACTGGATCAGCGGCTTGTCGACGAGACAGAGCATCTCCTTGGGGATGGCTTTGGTGGCGGGGAGGAAGCGGGTGCCGAGGCCCGCGGCGGGGAAGACGGCTTTGCGGATTTTCTGAGTCATGAATTCCTTCGATGCAGAATCGTATGTGGGAATCGTAGCAAGGCAGGGGGAAGGTTGGGATACCACGCTTGGGGGAACTGTCTTTATTGTGCTGTTGTATGCCTTGCTTGAGGGCATCCATTCGACTTCGCTCAGGACAGGCTCTTTAGCCGTGCCGAAAGACTAAGTACAAGAAATCGGCTTCAGCCGCTGAGGTACGTTCTTCGCCGTGCGGGCAATGCCCTCAGGGGCTGAAGCCCCTCACTTATTTGAAATTTGTGGCACGGCTGAAGCCGTGCCCTTAAGCAAAGCGGTTCGAGCTTCGCTCGAATGCCCACCTTAGTCGCGATGAAACCGCGCCGAAGATGGGGCACCCAGCTGGTGGTCGTTTGAGTGTTTTACATTCCCACTCTTCACTGCGCGAAGGATGGGGCACCCGATTTACTGTGCGTCCAGTTTTTTAGTTACAAGCTCGTTGAGCAGTGCCGGATTGGCCTGGCCCTTGGAGAGTCGCATGACCTGGCCGACGAAGAAGGCGGAGACGGTCTTCTTGCCGCCCTTGTACTGCTCCACCTGTTTGGGATTCGCGGCGATGACCTCGTCAATCATCTTTTCGATCGCGCCGGTGTCGGAGATCTGCTGCGGCTTCTCGCGCTCGTAGACGGCGGCGAAGTCCTCGTTGTTCTCAAAGGCAGTATCGAGTAGCTGCTTGAGCTGCCTGGAGCTGATGGTGCCTGCTTCGAGAAGGTCGGCGGCCATAACGAGACCGTCCATCGTCACGGGGGATTGGGCGAGTTCGAGGCCCTTCAAACGCAGGCGCATCGTGAGTTCAGTAGTAAGCAGGGCGGCGACGCGGCGCGGCGACTTTGCCTTCTTGGCGGCGACCTCGAAGGTGTCGGCGAAGGACTGCGTGGCGGTCAGCGTGGCTGCGTCCTGTTCGCTGATCTCGTATTCGGCGATCATGCGTGCGCGGCGTGCCTCAGGAAGCTCAGGCATGCGCGCGATGATCTCGGCCTGCCATTCGGAGCCAACAACAAGCGGCGGAAGGTCGGGCTCGGGGAAGTAGCGGTAGTCGTGGGCCTGCTCCTTGGAGCGCATGGAGTAGGTGCGGCCTTCGCCGGAGTTCCACAAACGCGACTCCTGCACGACGCGGCCGCCGTCTTCGAGCACGCCGATCTGGCGCTCGATCTCGTACTGCACCGCAGAGCGAATGAAGCGGAAGCTGTTGACGTTCTTGACCTCGGCTTTGGTGCCGAACTGCTTTGCGCCCTTGAGCATCACGCTTACGTTCGCGTCACAGCGCAGCGAACCCTCTTCCATGTTGCAGTCGGAGACGCCGGTGTAGAGCAGTATCTCTTTCAACTTGGTGAGGTACTCGAAGACCTCGTCGGGTGTGCGCAGGTCGGGTTCGGAGACGATCTCGACCAGCGGCGTTCCGCAGCGGTTGAGGTCGATGTAGGTGCGGTTGATAGAGTCGGCAAAGCCGTCGTGCAGGCTCTTACCGGCATCCTCTTCCATGTGCAGGCGAGTGACGCCAATGCGCTTGGTGATGGGCGCGCCTGCCGCGTCGAAGGCAGGGACGTCGATCCAGCCGTGCTCGGCGATGGGCTTGTCGAACTGCGAGATCTGGTAGGCCTTGGGCGAGTCGGGGTAGAAGTAGTTTTTACGCGAGAAGATGCTGGTCTCGCGAATCTCGCAGTTGATGGCCTTGGCCGCGAGCACGGCGTACTCGACGGCCTGGCGGTTGAGCACGGGCAGTGCTCCGGGCAGGCCGAGACAGGTCGGGCACACGTGGGTGTTTGGTTCGCCACCGTACTGGTTCACGCAGCCGCAGAAGGCCTTGGTCTGTGTGAGGAGCTGAACGTGGACCTCGAGCCCGATGACGGGCTGGTATTTGGCGAGGACCTCGGGTGAGAGCGCGGTGGCGGTCGACATGGTCATCTTGATTTTATCAAGTGACGAGAGGCGAGTATCTACTGCGGGCCTGAGGACTCCTTGCGGGTGAGGATCGAGTTGACATTGCTCTTGTCGACGAGCGAGACGCCGGTGTCGACGAAGGAGGGGAAGGGCGAGAACGGGTCGAGGTCGTAATCCTCGCCCATCTTTACCGGGTAGTGATGCAGATTGTCGAGCGCACGGAGGCCGACAAGCGCCATGGTGTAGGGCTTTTGCGAGATGGTGGAGTCGATGATGCCGTCCTTGACCAGTTGCAGGGTGGCAACGTCGGTGTCCATCGCGATCAGCAGGCGGCCGGGATCGCCGTCAGCTTTGGCGCGGCGAATGGCCTCACCCACGTCCTTTCCAGCAGAGGATTGCAGGCAGATGAAGGCGTCGATGCGGTCCTTGTCCTTGCGCGCCAGGTATTGCTGGGCCTTGTCCATGGCGACGCCGGAGTCGCCCTTCATGTCGAAGACCTCGATGATTTTGATGTTAGGGAAGTTGCTGAAGACGTCCTTGTAGCCCTTGAGACGTTCGTCGAGATTGGGTTGGCCGGGCATGGTGAAGAAGACGACGTTGCCTTTGCCATTAAGAACAGCCGCTGCCCGCTGTCCGCCAAGGCGGCCTGCCTGGAGATTGTTGGTGCCGATGAAGTAGAGGCGCTTGCTGGCTGGTGCGTCTGAATCCATGGTGATGACGGG from Acidobacteriota bacterium includes:
- a CDS encoding TetR family transcriptional regulator, which codes for MPISDCEVRDPRIRRTRHALQGSLRELMQTKSFDEISVQDITDLADVNRATFYDHYNDKFALLDAMVAGGFHKLLAERNIMFDGTCPSAASAIILATCDYLTSTHASADCNRNSAFEPLMEAGIVAAIQRTLLRGIKDKAAPEGLTPEIVATTAAWAIYGAVKQWFYTPNHAPAVEAVQPLLSLIFPVLTKVVSPSDEPIEVHLTAQ
- the gatB gene encoding Asp-tRNA(Asn)/Glu-tRNA(Gln) amidotransferase subunit GatB; the encoded protein is MSTATALSPEVLAKYQPVIGLEVHVQLLTQTKAFCGCVNQYGGEPNTHVCPTCLGLPGALPVLNRQAVEYAVLAAKAINCEIRETSIFSRKNYFYPDSPKAYQISQFDKPIAEHGWIDVPAFDAAGAPITKRIGVTRLHMEEDAGKSLHDGFADSINRTYIDLNRCGTPLVEIVSEPDLRTPDEVFEYLTKLKEILLYTGVSDCNMEEGSLRCDANVSVMLKGAKQFGTKAEVKNVNSFRFIRSAVQYEIERQIGVLEDGGRVVQESRLWNSGEGRTYSMRSKEQAHDYRYFPEPDLPPLVVGSEWQAEIIARMPELPEARRARMIAEYEISEQDAATLTATQSFADTFEVAAKKAKSPRRVAALLTTELTMRLRLKGLELAQSPVTMDGLVMAADLLEAGTISSRQLKQLLDTAFENNEDFAAVYEREKPQQISDTGAIEKMIDEVIAANPKQVEQYKGGKKTVSAFFVGQVMRLSKGQANPALLNELVTKKLDAQ
- a CDS encoding LssY C-terminal domain-containing protein, encoding MQTCQYLLLGLLMVPIAWAQKPTVQQAGASAVATAAETPLAPITIVRKPGHEDGEAQMPGEKKGKVRKIAPHAVAAWRVRGDAGALILVLQPAKGQVAKQYILRYYDLASGRRRVLGRVPFASGSVVETKETDDRWAFALSGIEQPEGSPSVVVGDDQAIPGLLLNATSPEFHSDRTLSFAQAGVSKTAKVGVLLGTELHEIYAPPQTAQTAPKYLQVFPNGDAMVELENGSIAKGRWRTNGELINLFGLKATYAVPVADLTPVKGVPAGQRFGIRLTQELSSRSTHEGDTVKAVSITPVVVDGEIMVPAGSHFEGTVTQANSTGWGFKHETASLTIKWTKVTTPDGHALETDMRVFSVENAQEKVNEQGKIQGIRSTGTIGSSVENGVLSFAGVDPIAYIFASASGPAVLGVAEPEILYHGGTELLLENVKPLITSTVYPPSVLPMEKNAQGREELQAFVKTLPYRTRTKGSNKVSDLTNLVFIGKPDALQRAFAAAGWVHTDELYAGSTFRTVKTLTGNQTYTQAPMSVLLLDERPPLFTLSKTTNTFSSRHHLRVFPTDDKYDGQTVLTSSSTQDIGIAFSRKQKTFIHVIDQHIDNERSKVVNDLMYTGCVESLDMVDRPWVPRDAYNSTGDRLLTDGEAAVLKISSCENPVTTPETPAPAPNRMQRSTRNTALIIRNSLYRGNLVYQGIAGGFAARNYFKNESELPPDTGAWRKTDASGSDYKGFGSNPGLQRRKPGESPGSAPSPEDLAAIAKAKEDHKWDPPRYEFALEGGYVHMRSSYLSAVGVIETSSVPTNPTYFLFMADEVGDGWAAGGSVTVNSWKHFSNEFSYFRQQVKYQLALLNVAIPAGQTATFDETDLEAERIGLVTRQFEYNLLIHPTRPASRWRPYAAVGPVLQLVALNGAPLKKPAGVYTLGLKNIGLFKAAFDFGNTPPLDGGGIFHFGLQYGGGVKYRVTPRMMLRADWRETWAKNPDIIANSYEDYDPNALDETYTTDVIRVGPERKFIKERFTLGVAFTF
- the galU gene encoding UTP--glucose-1-phosphate uridylyltransferase GalU, which encodes MTQKIRKAVFPAAGLGTRFLPATKAIPKEMLCLVDKPLIQYGVEEAVAAGCTEIILVSSRGKACMEDHFDRAPELEASLAAKNKTALLEVAKSVTKLAKITVTRQAEPLGLGHAVLMAKEIVGNEPFCVILPDDIVDAKTACMKQMVEAFEATGSSILGSEVVEGAAIQNYGCLKVTPDAKNPRLLKVSDMVEKPRPEEAPSQNAIIGRYILTPRIFEMLETITPGAGGELQLTDGIKALLKHENVYGFTYEGKRHDAGDKLGFLKATVEFGLKNEKLGADFKAWLKQFPL
- a CDS encoding substrate-binding domain-containing protein; its protein translation is MSIWTKGIIVAVIGVLPLLEGCTRHSKSERYYLVTVNVDLPYWKTAAEGFQKAAADYGVTSDVRGPRNFDPQAEVQEFRSVVASKPSGILVSVTDATLLTPEIDAAIAAGVPVITMDSDAPASKRLYFIGTNNLQAGRLGGQRAAAVLNGKGNVVFFTMPGQPNLDERLKGYKDVFSNFPNIKIIEVFDMKGDSGVAMDKAQQYLARKDKDRIDAFICLQSSAGKDVGEAIRRAKADGDPGRLLIAMDTDVATLQLVKDGIIDSTISQKPYTMALVGLRALDNLHHYPVKMGEDYDLDPFSPFPSFVDTGVSLVDKSNVNSILTRKESSGPQ
- a CDS encoding ferritin-like domain-containing protein, with the protein product MSKDSKKKNGAFTREKLVALLNQDLEREYQAIIGYVNYSQVLKGAAYMNIAGELEVHAGEELAHALKLSYWIDNLGGMPAVTPKSVKTSNKAEEMLRFDLEAEKETIRNYRRRVKQADELNQFALGEDLREILRDEQDHLNALATALGIDTPDPGIAD
- a CDS encoding NAD(P)H-dependent oxidoreductase gives rise to the protein MSTLLHIDSSPLQSSITRELSREYVLAWRAKNPSGQVIERDLAADPARPIDQSWVGAAYTPDDAQTAEQKQVLALSDQLIAELQQADEIVIGAAMHNFGVPAVLKLWIDQVARRGKTFAYGANGPEGLLKGKKATVLVASGGVYSEGTPGAAMNFVEPYLRAVLGFLGITDVAFITAGGAAKVMMGAVERGEFLKPTLEQVRELAA
- a CDS encoding MarR family transcriptional regulator gives rise to the protein MTTPTQHEQDLSGMHLWLLLWKASRAVEAHSARSIARFDMGISDFGVLEALLHKGPLTVKQLGEKVLLTSGSMTAAVDRLIKRGLVTRCDDEKDRRARIIQLTGKGKETISEAFAQHRLAMERAVGNFTQQERVELLPLLRRLGRTAEENF